The following proteins are encoded in a genomic region of [Eubacterium] hominis:
- a CDS encoding AAA family ATPase, translating into MLFKRKIYQKLIDWKNNAAGEKALMIEGARRIGKSTIVEEFAKNEYKSYLLIDFNDASDAVKNAFSLYLNDLDTFFMILSVEYNVQLYPKESIIIFDEVQQFPKARQSIKKLVKDGRYDYIETGSLISIKENVKDITIPSEERKLKMYPLDFEEFCWALNETMLVEYIKKCYQDLKPLDDTLHHKAMLLFKQYMLIGGMPMSLSKYLENNRSFISSDEEKRDILALYRDDINKIQAKYRTKVLSIYDQIPSFLSQHEKRVRLSNIELNSAFPMYQDTFYWLGNSMIANECFNCNDPNVGLALNEDRTYVKCYMGDTGLLVSHAFNEKEISDGQLYKQILNDNLSINEGMLFENAIAQCLVANNYPLFFYTKYNKEKHRNDIEIDFIISNGSKTKPKIHPIEVKSNKKYTTTSLEKFVELYSKRIGTAYIIHTKNLSVKNSKIVCIPAYMTFCL; encoded by the coding sequence GTGCTATTTAAAAGAAAGATATATCAGAAATTAATTGATTGGAAAAATAATGCTGCTGGAGAGAAAGCTCTGATGATAGAAGGTGCTCGTAGAATTGGAAAATCCACAATTGTGGAAGAATTTGCGAAAAATGAATATAAAAGCTATTTATTGATTGATTTTAATGACGCAAGTGATGCTGTTAAGAATGCTTTTTCTCTTTATTTAAATGATTTAGATACTTTTTTCATGATATTAAGTGTAGAATATAATGTTCAATTATATCCAAAGGAGTCCATCATTATTTTTGACGAAGTACAACAATTTCCTAAAGCACGTCAATCTATAAAAAAACTTGTAAAAGATGGCCGTTATGACTATATAGAAACTGGATCGCTCATATCTATAAAAGAAAATGTTAAGGATATCACGATTCCTTCTGAAGAACGAAAATTGAAGATGTATCCTTTAGATTTTGAAGAATTTTGTTGGGCATTGAATGAAACAATGCTAGTTGAATATATAAAAAAATGTTATCAAGACCTCAAGCCTTTAGATGATACTTTGCATCATAAAGCTATGCTTCTTTTTAAGCAGTATATGCTGATTGGTGGTATGCCAATGAGTTTATCTAAATACTTAGAAAATAATAGAAGTTTTATAAGTTCAGATGAAGAAAAACGGGATATTCTAGCATTATATCGAGATGACATAAACAAAATTCAAGCGAAATATCGTACAAAAGTTTTGTCCATTTATGATCAAATACCATCATTTCTATCACAACACGAAAAACGAGTACGCTTATCTAATATCGAATTGAACTCCGCTTTTCCTATGTATCAGGATACATTTTATTGGTTAGGTAATTCCATGATTGCCAATGAGTGTTTTAATTGTAACGATCCTAATGTTGGTTTAGCTTTAAATGAAGATCGTACCTATGTTAAATGTTATATGGGTGATACTGGTTTACTTGTATCTCATGCATTTAATGAAAAAGAAATATCCGATGGTCAATTATACAAGCAGATATTAAATGATAATTTATCCATCAATGAAGGTATGTTATTTGAAAATGCAATTGCACAATGTTTAGTAGCGAACAACTATCCTTTATTCTTTTACACAAAGTATAACAAAGAAAAGCATAGGAATGATATCGAGATAGATTTTATTATTTCTAATGGTTCTAAGACAAAACCAAAAATTCATCCTATAGAAGTAAAATCTAACAAAAAATATACAACAACATCTCTTGAAAAATTTGTTGAATTATATTCAAAGAGAATTGGTACTGCTTATATTATTCATACCAAAAACTTATCTGTGAAAAATTCAAAAATCGTTTGTATTCCAGCATATATGACATTTTGTTTATAG
- a CDS encoding ABC transporter ATP-binding protein, whose translation MLILDNVSKTYTNGKGIKNLSIQFQEGEITGILGRNGSGKTTMLKSILDLIQIDNGSILWNEKPVYDQYQDVAFISEEGSFMPNMSAKEYGIFLKDYYIHFDQNKYDELLSKFEISDGGKIKEFSKGQQMKTEIAAGFAMNAKLIVLDEPFNGLDVYAKEDTIKLLIEQLHDDTIILISTHNIEEIETIADRCIVIDGGSLVGDTTMDQLHEEGKDLKDLLDQYRK comes from the coding sequence ATGCTAATATTAGATAATGTGAGTAAGACATATACAAATGGAAAAGGTATAAAAAATTTATCCATACAGTTTCAGGAGGGAGAAATCACTGGAATTCTTGGAAGAAATGGTAGTGGTAAAACTACTATGTTGAAATCAATATTAGATCTGATTCAAATTGATAACGGTAGCATTTTATGGAATGAGAAACCTGTTTATGATCAATATCAGGATGTGGCTTTCATCAGTGAAGAAGGTAGTTTTATGCCGAATATGTCCGCAAAGGAATATGGAATTTTTTTAAAGGATTACTATATTCATTTTGATCAAAACAAATATGATGAACTATTATCAAAGTTTGAAATATCCGATGGTGGAAAAATAAAAGAGTTTTCAAAAGGACAACAAATGAAAACAGAAATTGCAGCAGGATTTGCGATGAATGCGAAACTGATTGTTTTAGATGAACCTTTTAATGGATTGGATGTATACGCAAAAGAAGATACGATTAAATTATTGATTGAACAGCTACATGATGATACCATCATTTTAATTTCTACACATAACATTGAAGAAATTGAAACAATTGCGGATCGCTGTATTGTGATTGATGGAGGAAGTCTAGTAGGAGATACAACCATGGATCAGCTGCATGAGGAAGGGAAGGATTTAAAAGATTTGTTGGATCAATATCGAAAATAG